In Aulosira sp. FACHB-615, the DNA window ACTCACCCGCCGCACTAAGGGTTGGAGATTTAATTGTTCTGGGCCAATTCCATCCATCGGCGAAATTACTCCACCCAAAACATGATATTTACCTTTGTATTCGCGGGTTTTTTCCAGTGCAATTACATCACGGGAATCAGCAACAACGCAGATAGTTTGATTGTCGCGGTTAGGGTTGCGGCAAATTTCACAAACTGGTTCCGCAGATAAGTGAAAGCAGACTGAACATAAACCTACTTGCTTTTTGGCATCAACCAAAGCCTGCGCCAGAGCTTCTACTTCTGCTTCTGGGCGCTTTAAAATGTGCAGAGCCAGTCGCTGGGCTGATTTGGGGCCAACTCCTGGTAGGCGTTGCAACTGCTCAATTAACCGTGCTAGGGGACGTGCGTAAACCGTGGTCTTATCTCCAGAATTGCTCAACCTTAACTATGATGACATAGGGTGAAAGGGAGTAGGGAATGGGGAGTTGGGAGTAGGGGGAAGTGTGGGGAGTGTGGGAAGTGTGGGGAGTGTGGGAAGTGTGGGGAGTGTGGGAAGTGTGGGGAGTGTGGGAAGTGTGGGGAGTGTGGGGAATGACCAAGGACAAATGACTATTGACTCTTGACCATTGATTTTTGACACAATAATGGTTGAGACGATCGCAATACTGCTTCTAATAAACCAGGAAATAACAATTCTAAATCTTCGCGCCGCAACTGATTAATGTGCTGGGTTCCTTCTTTATGGGTCAGGACTACTCCTGACTCTCTCAGAATCTTAAAGTGGTTGGACATGGTAGACTTGGCGATCGCAAAATCAAAATCCGCGCAGCATTGCTCCCCTTTACTCGCTAATAATCTCACAATCTCTAGCCGCACTGGGTCGCCCAAGGCATACAACACCGCCGGTAATGATATGTCTTTTCTGTCTGGATGATATAAAAATCTCATACTTGTATTATCTCTTAAACTAGCGTATATTTTAATTATTCGATAAAATCGAATAAACGAATTAAAACAGGAAGGCAATTATGTCATCCGTTACAAATGTTACAGAATCCACATTCAAGCCAGAAGTTTTAGAAAGTGAGGTTCCAGTTTTAGTAGATTTTTGGGCTCCTTGGTGTGGCCCTTGTCGGATGGTTGCGCCAGTAGTCGATGAAGTTGCCAATGAATACGAAGGACAGATAAAAGTAGTGAAGGTGAACACCGATCAAAATCCTACTGTTGCCAGTCATTATGGAATTCGCACCATACCCACACTCATGATTTTTAAGGATGGGCGACAAGTAGATACGATGGTTGGTGCAGTGCCAAAATCTACATTAACTAAGACTTTAGCACAGCATATTCCACAGGAATAAGAGGGAGGAGTGTGGTGATGTAGGGGTGTGTGGGTGTGTGGTGTATAAGGGTGTAGGGGTGTAAGGGTGTACGTTACTCATTACTCATCACTCATTACTCCCACTTCGCTCAGTGTACGAAAAGCACTTCACCTGTAGAGGGGAAGCAATATGGATTTGAAATTAGATAATAAATCAGCGTTAGTTAGTGGTTCGACCACAGGTATTGGTTTTGCGATCGCCCAAACTTTAGCACAAGAAGGCGCAGCAGTAATTGTCAATGGTCGCAGTGAACAACGAGTCACCCAGGCGATTGACAAGATTAAGCAAACCACTCCTGATGCAAAAGTTACAGGTATTGTTGCCGATTTAGCAACACCAGCCGGAGTCGAGCAAGTTTTTGCTCAAGTTCCGCAAGTTGATATCCTGATTAATAATTTGGGAATTTACGAACCGAAAGCATTTTTTGAAATTACTGACGAAGATTGGCTGCATATATTGGAAGTAAACGTACTTAGCGGAGTGCGTTTAAGTCGTAAATATCTGCAAAAAATGTTGGCGCAAAACTGGGGAAGAGTGATTTTTATCTCCAGCGAGTCTGGTGTTCAAATTCCTGTAGAAATGATTCACTATGGGGTGACGAAAACGGCTCAAATTTCTCTCGCCAGGGGTTTAGCAGAACTGACCGTTGGTACAGGAGTGACAGTAAATTCTGTGCTACCAGGGCCTACACGTTCAGAAGGCGTTGAGGAATTTATTACCCAAATGGGGAAAGAAAAGGGAATCAGCGCCAGTGAAGTTGAGGCGGAATTTTTTCAAAAAGTACGTCCCAGTTCTCTTATCCAACGCTTTGCAACTAACGAAGAAGTCGCCACACTCGTAGCTTACCTTTCCAGTCCTCTGGCTTCCGCAACTAATGGTGCGGCTGTCCGGGTTGATGGTGGTGTCATTCGGTCAATTTAGTGCTGAGTAATATAGCAGGGGAGAAGTGACAGGGTAAAAAGTCTGTTGCTATCTAAGTTTGATTATTTACCGATGTCCTAAGTATCAAGACTGGCATCAATTTACTGCTGTCTTCTTCTGTCGATAGATATTTAAGTCCAATAGGTAAATATTTATCAATAGTTAAATCTGCCAGTCAGCAGGTAGCCAAATATATAATGCCTGTAACCTATCTTTCAGGGGAAAATCTCATGAATCAAATCGCTCAAACAAAAGCTTTAGATGTACCTACCGCTATTCTTCAGCGTCGTTCGATCAAAACTTTTAAAACAGATCCCATTGCGCCAGAATTACTCAAGCAACTGGTAGAGTTAACTGTAGCCGCACCCAGTAGCTTTAACATTCAAGACTGGCGGATTATTTTGGTGCAAGATGAAGCGCAAAAAGCAGCTTTAGCTGCTGCATCTTGGAATCAAAAGCAAGTTATTGAAGCACCTGTAACTTTTGTGTTTGCGGCTGATGTTACGGCTGGTGAACAAGATTTGACTCCAATTTTAGACCAGGGATTGCAAACTGGGGCTTGGAATGAAGGTACAGTCAACTATTTTAGAAATTCCATTCCGCAATTCCAAGCTGGTTTAGGAGACAAGCGCCGGGAATACGCCATCAAAGATGCGATTATTGCTTCTACTCATTTAGTATTAGCAGCTGAAAGCTTGGGGTTATCCACCTGCTTTATGAATGGCTGGATTGAAGACAAAGTAAAAGAAGTAATTGGTGCAACAGATGATCCAAATTTAGCGATCGCTGTTATCGTTCCTGTAGGTTATGCCGCAGAACCTCGCTTAAATCCCGGCCGCTTACCATTTTCTTACAACGTGTTCGTAGATAGAGTCGGTAATCCATATCAAGGTTAGAAAATAGGGGTGCAAGGGTGTGTGGGTTGTAGGGGAGTGTGGGTATAAGGGTGTGTGGGTGTAGGGGTAGAATTCTGACTCAGCAACGCCAGCCCGCTCAAGTCGGAAGACTCGCCCACGCGGCTGGCTCCTCAGCACTCACACTTCGACTGCGCTCAGTGTACAGCACTCAGCACTCAGCACTCAGCACTCAGCACTTAAATGGGGAATCAAATTTATGATTGAGCTTTACTATTGGACAACGCCCAACGGTCATAAAATCACGATATTTCTGGAAGAAGCGGAAATACCTTATAAAATTGTGCCTATTAATATCGGTGCTGGGGATCAGTTTCAACCAGATTTTCTCAAGATTTCTCCTAACAATCGTATCCCGGCGATTATTGACCATGAACCAGCAGATGGCGGTGCGCCAGTCTCTATTTTTGAATCTGGGGCAATTTTGCTGTATTTAGCTGAAAAAACCGGGAAATTGATTCCTGCTGATTTCAGAAAACGAGTAGAAGTGCTGCAATGGTTGTTTTGGCAAATGGCAGGTTTGGGGCCAATGGCGGGACAGAATCATCACTTTAGCAGCTATGCTCCCGAAAAAATTGAGTATGCAATTAACCGTTATGTCAACGAAACGGGACGCTTATACGCGGTGCTAAATAAGCAACTGGCAGATAGAGAATTTATCGCTGGTGAATATTCTATTGCAGATATCGCCGCCTATCCTTGGATTGTGCCTTACGAACGCCAAAGCCAAAAACTAGAAGATTTCCCCAATATCAAACGCTGGTTTGAAACTATTAAAGCTCGTCCCGCCACAGTTCGCGCCTACGAAAAAGCCGAAGCTTTCAAAAATCAAGCTTTAGATGTGGAAAAATCCCGCAGTTTGTTATTCAATCAATCAGCAAACACAGTTGCAAATTAAATTATTGAGGGGTGTATGGGTTTATGTAAGGGAAAATCCCCGCTATCAACCCTTTACACCCATCTCAGCACTCAGCACTCAGCACTCAGCACTTTATACAGGAGAACTAAGTGGGTAGGTTAATAGGGCAAACAGATAAAACACCTGTTTCTTTGGGATTGTTGGGTGCTGCTGCTTTTATGGTAATTGCCGATGTGCGAGTGATAGATCCGCTACTGCATATTATTGCCAAGGAATTTAATGTTGGTGTGGGTAGCGCGGCGGTGATTGTTTCAGCTTATACCATTCCTTATGGATTATTCCAGTTAGTTTACGGGCCGTTGGGCGATCGCATCGGTAAATTAAAAGTGATTACAGGCGCATTAACAGCCTTTGCTGTGGGGACAGCCCTTTGTGCCTTTGTCTCGAATATTGCCCTACTTACCTTATTGCGGTTTCTCACCGGGGTGTTTGCTGCGGGGATTATTCCTGTTACCTTGGCTTATATTGGGGATAATTTTCCCTACACAGAACGTCAAGCCGCCATTGGTAAATATTTGAGTGCATTGGTACTGGGTCAAATTCTCGGCGGTAGTTTAGGCGGGATATTTGGCGAGTATATTAGCTGGCGCGATATCTTTTTAGTATTTGGGATTGTTTCTTTAGCGATCGCTGGTTTACTATGGCGAGGAACACGTAATTTTCGAGATGGAAATCGTTCTACAGAGCGATTTAGTCTAGCAACATTCAAGCCATATTACCAATTACTCACTCAACCCACTGCCCGGAAGGTAATTATCGCTGTCTTTATTGAAGGCTTTTGCTTAATGGGAGCATTTGCTTACTGTGGTGCATTTCTGCGCGAGCGATACGGCTTACCTTATGTAACTATTGGGTTTATGTTGAGTAGTTTTGGTTTGGGTGGACTAGTTTATAGCCGCAGCGTGAAGTGGTTAGTACAGCGACTAGGCGAAGTTGGACTGATGGGAGTTGGTGGCTGGTTAATGTGCATTTGCTTTTTAGCGATCGCATTATTACACAATTGGCTATTATTTATTCCCTTCTGCACCCTGATGGGGTTGGCTTTTTATATGATGCACAGCACCCTGCAAACCCAAGCCACCGAACTCGCACCAGAAGCACGGGGTACAGCAGTATCTTTGTTTGCCTTTAACTTATTTATCGGTCAGGGAATTGGTGCCGCCGTATTTGGTAGGGTGGTAGATAACTTTGGCTATGTACCTTGCTTTATCATTGCCGGAATTACCCTTGCTGTACTCGCAACTTGGTTATTTACAAAAGGCAAAACTAATCAAGAAGAGGCAAGAGGTTAGTATTTTTACGCAAAATTTGCACTTCGACTGCGCTCAGTGTACAGCAATCAACACTCACACTTCGGTGACTTCGACTGCGCTCAATGTACAACACTCAACACTCAGTATGTCGAGTAGCAACACACATCAATGATAGGGCTGCTTGTGGTGAATCGGGATTGATCCCCGACAAAAATTGAGCAAAGCGATACTTCCATTCCGACTGGCCGTAATTACCCTCAAAAGTTTCTGCACCTAAATGATGATTGTGAGGGTAAGTTTTGACAGTAAACCCAAGGGGTTCTAAAGTTCTGTGAAACATTTCTGCTGTGACTCCATCCCCCGGTTGGTGATGAACTTCGGTGGCTAGTCCCCAATTTTGTTCTGCGGCGGAAGCATGACCACCGCGTTTAATTAGCCGATAAAGTCCTAACCGGAATTGCCATAACCACATACCCAAGCCTTGGAAATTCCAAGCACTGCAATGCGGGTCATGGTCGGTGATTAAAATTCCCCCAGGACGAACTAAACGCGCTGCTTCTGCTAAAACCACATCCATTTGATCACAATGATGCAAAGTGGCATTTACCGCCACAATATCAGCAAAACCAGAAACAAACGGCAAGTTATGGGCATCTGCTAACACCGGGGTATAGCCAAGACTTTGTGCCATTTCCAGTCCGCCATAACTCACATCCACACCAATAAGTAATTTTGGTTTACCCCCAAGTGTGGCAAAGAGATTACCAGGGCCGCAACCGATATCTACTACAATTTTGTCATCCCAACTGCCCGTAGCAGCTTGCCAACGAGATTTGAATATATCGTTACGGTGACAAGCTTCAAAGTAGTTTTTTGCCCATTCAGGATGCCCAAAGTAATAACTATTGGCTTCTATTGCTAGGGTTTTTTGGGAGATGGGATAAGTTAAAATACTTTGTGCATCTAAGTCAGCATTAATGTTAGATGCCAGGTAAGGTTTGAGGGTGGAATATTCAACAGTTTTGATAACTATTACCTCCTTTTTACGTAATAAATTAGGAAAATTGCTCAACAAAAACTTAGCCGAGATATTTATTTGGCTGCAATTTTTGTATTCTGTAAAATCCGATTTACCTGGGCTGAACGCTGAACTTTAAGTTGTTGATATTACTTACTTCTTTTTACTTAACTTATCCTGTTTTTTCTACGTAAGTCTTCCGTAAAATCCCGCAATTGCCAGTTTTCATTATTTCTGCGGAAGGTTCATGAATTTAAGATTGAGGATTTTTTAAATTAAACAAAGTTGAGGAAAAGTACGTATTATAATTTGATGCTAAATCTTATACATATTTTGAGTTTATGGGTGTAAATTCGGGCATATCAGCAATTTTACAATTTTATGAGATGCAATTATCTGGGAGAATAACTTAAAGCAGATTTCAAATTCTTGAAGCTGTTGTAAACCCAATTATGATGAATTAGTAATGCCCAAAGTTCAGGTTAACGGAATTGACATATTTTACGAAGTTAAAGGTACTGGCGAACCTGTATTGTTGATTGCTGGGTTTATGTGCGATCGCACTTATTGGTCGCTACTACTACCACACTTAGGTTCTAAGTATCAAGTTATTCGTTTTGATAACAGAGGTATCGGTCAAAGTTTCATTCCCAATAGTCCTTATAGCACTCAGCAAATGGCTCAAGATGCCGCCGCATTATTAGATATTCTTGGTATTAAAAAAGCACATATTATTGGTCATTCAATGGGTGGTCAAATCGCTCAGGAATTAACTTTGTTATATCCTGAAAAAGTTAAAAGTTTAATTTTACTTTCTTCTTTAGCTAAAGGTAATAAGCGATTTAATAGTTTAATTGAAACTTGGGGTAATCTTGCTGGAAAAATAGATTTAATGTTATATGAAAAGCTAATATTGCCTTGGATATTTACTGATGATTTTTACGCTATTCCCGAAATGATAGACCAACTAATTGAATGGGCAATTAACTATCCTTTTGCACCTACCACACAGGGAATATACCATCAAAGCCGCGCCATTATTAATCATGACACGACAGAGAGAATTAAAGATATTCATTGTCCAACATTAGTCATGGTTGGTAAACAAGATATTCTCACGCCTGTAGCCTTTTCAGAACAACTGGCTCAAAATATCCCTCAAGCTGAACTGCAAGTAATTGAACATGGTGGTCATGGTTTTTTAATTGAATCAACAGCAGCAGTTATTCAAGCTATACTCAAGTTTTTAGCGAAATTTCAGCAATAGGATTTCAGAGATTGTTGTATAGTTAATAACTTAAATTACTGATATTCATATTAAATAAATTATGGAAGACCTCAAACAAAAAATAGCCAGTTTCTCTAAAAAAGATTTGGAAGTGCGAAAAAATTGGTACTCGCCAGCAGCCGAGGCGTATAACAAAGCTAGACCTCGTTATCCCCAAAATTTTATTGAGCAAGTTATTCAGCTTTCCCAGTTATCACCAGATTGCAAAATTTTGGAAGTAGGATGTGGCCCTGGAACAGCAACAATTTCCTTTGCTCAATTAGGTTATTCGATGCTTTGTTTAGAACCAAATCCAGATTTTTGTGAGTTGGCTAAACAAAATTGTTCCTCTTATCCAAATGTGGAAATTCAAAATACATCTTTTGAAGAATGGAGTTTGCAACCTGAACAGTTTGATGCTGTTTTAGCCGCCAGTTCTTTTCATTGGATACCAGCAGAGATAGGATATCCCAAAGCGGCAAGTGCTTTAAAAGAAAATGGTCATTTACTTTTATTCTGGAATAAAGAATTACAACCGAGTTATGAGGTTTATCAAAGCTTGTCGGCAATTTATCAAAAACACGCGCCCTCTCTCGACCGTTATGAAGATTGGGAAGCCCAACAAAAAGTATTTCAAGAATTTGGCAATATATTAATTGATTCAGGCAAATTTAAAGATATTCAATTTGGGCAAGTGAAATCTGATGTCGTTTACAGCACTGATGAATATTTAATGTTGCTCAATACCTATTCTCCTTATATTAAATTAGAGCCAGATATTAAAAAAGCTTTATTTGCTGAACTAAGTCAAATAATTGATCATGATTTTGGTGGGAGTTTGCTACTTTCGTATATTTCGGCTTTTCATATCGGCAGAAAAATTTAAAATTATCAAAACAGAATTCAGTAGTCAGGAGCCAGAATTTAGAATTGAATTCCGTGCAACACTTCTCCTGCCGGAGACGCTACGCGAACGGCAAGCTCAGTGCATCGCTGGTGGATAAATAAATGGGTTTAAAATCACTAATAATGTTTCAATTTAGTGGTCTTCAATTAGCGAAAAATTGCGCTGTAGTAGTGGGTCAGAATCTTCTACTAATTGATTCTGACTTCTGAATTATTCTTCAAGCAACTTCTGAGAGTTTCTCTTTCAATCGGATGGAGAATTTTTTTCACTTAACAACTGCTCTAATTCGGAAATTCGTGCTTGTAAAGGAGCCATCATTGCTTCAACTTCATTCATAGAATAGCGAATGGGAATGTGCTGGGGACAATTCTCACTGATGGCTTCGACATGGAACAGAATTACTCGCTCAATTTCTGCTGGGTAGTTGGGAACTTGGAGTTGCTCAATCAAAACAGCATCACCTTCAATATATTCGGCTGTTCCCCAGATTTTGATCCGTTTTCGATGGCGGTAATCCATTAAAAATAGAAATGCTTTGGCTTCTCCTGATAAGTTACCGACTGTGATATACTGCACGTTTCCAGAAAAGTCAGCAAAGCCCAAGGTTTTGTCATTTATGACTTTGAGAAAGCCAGGCGCTCCGCCGCGAAACTGGATATATGGGTAGCCATTAGAACTGACTGTTCCTAAATAAAATCCATCAAGATGAGCAATAAATTCTGCAATTTGCGGGGTAATTGAATCATTGGCTGGGCCATTAGCAATGTAGCGTTCGTAAGTTTGCCGCGAACCCCTCTGTAACTGTGCGGCTTGAACTTCTGGCGTAAAGGCAATTTCTCCAAATTTGCGTGGCATAATGCACTCCTAAGTGAACTTTATGAGAGTGGACATCAACTCTTGAGATGGGCAATTTTTTTAGTAGTTCAGTTCGGCGGAAGTATATCTCCTTTCACAAAAAAATTCGAGGCTAAAATTCCCAGATTTCCCCTAAATTAAACAAGGTGGCCTTGAAAGGGCGAGGAACCTCAAACCCATATTTTCGGTAAACTAGCATGAGTGGCAAATTAATTGTATTTGAAGGGGTAGAAGGCTGCGGAAAAACAACACAAATGCAGCTTTGTTGTCAGTGGTTAGAAAGTTTGGGTATTTCAGTAATTGTCACTCGTGAACCTGGGGGAACAGAGTTGGGTGTACATTTGCGGCGTTTATT includes these proteins:
- the recR gene encoding recombination mediator RecR, with translation MSNSGDKTTVYARPLARLIEQLQRLPGVGPKSAQRLALHILKRPEAEVEALAQALVDAKKQVGLCSVCFHLSAEPVCEICRNPNRDNQTICVVADSRDVIALEKTREYKGKYHVLGGVISPMDGIGPEQLNLQPLVRRVSQQKPQEVILAISPSVEGETTTLYIGQLLKPFTKVTRIAFGLPVGGDLEYADEVTLARALEGRRELD
- a CDS encoding helix-turn-helix transcriptional regulator is translated as MRFLYHPDRKDISLPAVLYALGDPVRLEIVRLLASKGEQCCADFDFAIAKSTMSNHFKILRESGVVLTHKEGTQHINQLRREDLELLFPGLLEAVLRSSQPLLCQKSMVKSQ
- the trxA gene encoding thioredoxin, with amino-acid sequence MSSVTNVTESTFKPEVLESEVPVLVDFWAPWCGPCRMVAPVVDEVANEYEGQIKVVKVNTDQNPTVASHYGIRTIPTLMIFKDGRQVDTMVGAVPKSTLTKTLAQHIPQE
- a CDS encoding SDR family NAD(P)-dependent oxidoreductase, which translates into the protein MDLKLDNKSALVSGSTTGIGFAIAQTLAQEGAAVIVNGRSEQRVTQAIDKIKQTTPDAKVTGIVADLATPAGVEQVFAQVPQVDILINNLGIYEPKAFFEITDEDWLHILEVNVLSGVRLSRKYLQKMLAQNWGRVIFISSESGVQIPVEMIHYGVTKTAQISLARGLAELTVGTGVTVNSVLPGPTRSEGVEEFITQMGKEKGISASEVEAEFFQKVRPSSLIQRFATNEEVATLVAYLSSPLASATNGAAVRVDGGVIRSI
- a CDS encoding nitroreductase family protein, yielding MNQIAQTKALDVPTAILQRRSIKTFKTDPIAPELLKQLVELTVAAPSSFNIQDWRIILVQDEAQKAALAAASWNQKQVIEAPVTFVFAADVTAGEQDLTPILDQGLQTGAWNEGTVNYFRNSIPQFQAGLGDKRREYAIKDAIIASTHLVLAAESLGLSTCFMNGWIEDKVKEVIGATDDPNLAIAVIVPVGYAAEPRLNPGRLPFSYNVFVDRVGNPYQG
- a CDS encoding glutathione binding-like protein — translated: MIELYYWTTPNGHKITIFLEEAEIPYKIVPINIGAGDQFQPDFLKISPNNRIPAIIDHEPADGGAPVSIFESGAILLYLAEKTGKLIPADFRKRVEVLQWLFWQMAGLGPMAGQNHHFSSYAPEKIEYAINRYVNETGRLYAVLNKQLADREFIAGEYSIADIAAYPWIVPYERQSQKLEDFPNIKRWFETIKARPATVRAYEKAEAFKNQALDVEKSRSLLFNQSANTVAN
- a CDS encoding MFS transporter; amino-acid sequence: MGRLIGQTDKTPVSLGLLGAAAFMVIADVRVIDPLLHIIAKEFNVGVGSAAVIVSAYTIPYGLFQLVYGPLGDRIGKLKVITGALTAFAVGTALCAFVSNIALLTLLRFLTGVFAAGIIPVTLAYIGDNFPYTERQAAIGKYLSALVLGQILGGSLGGIFGEYISWRDIFLVFGIVSLAIAGLLWRGTRNFRDGNRSTERFSLATFKPYYQLLTQPTARKVIIAVFIEGFCLMGAFAYCGAFLRERYGLPYVTIGFMLSSFGLGGLVYSRSVKWLVQRLGEVGLMGVGGWLMCICFLAIALLHNWLLFIPFCTLMGLAFYMMHSTLQTQATELAPEARGTAVSLFAFNLFIGQGIGAAVFGRVVDNFGYVPCFIIAGITLAVLATWLFTKGKTNQEEARG
- a CDS encoding class I SAM-dependent methyltransferase — translated: MLSNFPNLLRKKEVIVIKTVEYSTLKPYLASNINADLDAQSILTYPISQKTLAIEANSYYFGHPEWAKNYFEACHRNDIFKSRWQAATGSWDDKIVVDIGCGPGNLFATLGGKPKLLIGVDVSYGGLEMAQSLGYTPVLADAHNLPFVSGFADIVAVNATLHHCDQMDVVLAEAARLVRPGGILITDHDPHCSAWNFQGLGMWLWQFRLGLYRLIKRGGHASAAEQNWGLATEVHHQPGDGVTAEMFHRTLEPLGFTVKTYPHNHHLGAETFEGNYGQSEWKYRFAQFLSGINPDSPQAALSLMCVATRHTEC
- a CDS encoding alpha/beta fold hydrolase, encoding MPKVQVNGIDIFYEVKGTGEPVLLIAGFMCDRTYWSLLLPHLGSKYQVIRFDNRGIGQSFIPNSPYSTQQMAQDAAALLDILGIKKAHIIGHSMGGQIAQELTLLYPEKVKSLILLSSLAKGNKRFNSLIETWGNLAGKIDLMLYEKLILPWIFTDDFYAIPEMIDQLIEWAINYPFAPTTQGIYHQSRAIINHDTTERIKDIHCPTLVMVGKQDILTPVAFSEQLAQNIPQAELQVIEHGGHGFLIESTAAVIQAILKFLAKFQQ
- a CDS encoding bifunctional 2-polyprenyl-6-hydroxyphenol methylase/3-demethylubiquinol 3-O-methyltransferase UbiG translates to MEDLKQKIASFSKKDLEVRKNWYSPAAEAYNKARPRYPQNFIEQVIQLSQLSPDCKILEVGCGPGTATISFAQLGYSMLCLEPNPDFCELAKQNCSSYPNVEIQNTSFEEWSLQPEQFDAVLAASSFHWIPAEIGYPKAASALKENGHLLLFWNKELQPSYEVYQSLSAIYQKHAPSLDRYEDWEAQQKVFQEFGNILIDSGKFKDIQFGQVKSDVVYSTDEYLMLLNTYSPYIKLEPDIKKALFAELSQIIDHDFGGSLLLSYISAFHIGRKI
- a CDS encoding pyridoxamine 5'-phosphate oxidase family protein — encoded protein: MPRKFGEIAFTPEVQAAQLQRGSRQTYERYIANGPANDSITPQIAEFIAHLDGFYLGTVSSNGYPYIQFRGGAPGFLKVINDKTLGFADFSGNVQYITVGNLSGEAKAFLFLMDYRHRKRIKIWGTAEYIEGDAVLIEQLQVPNYPAEIERVILFHVEAISENCPQHIPIRYSMNEVEAMMAPLQARISELEQLLSEKNSPSD